A region from the Linepithema humile isolate Giens D197 chromosome 1, Lhum_UNIL_v1.0, whole genome shotgun sequence genome encodes:
- the LOC136997370 gene encoding uncharacterized protein codes for MDLDSLSKANEDRRDAEEDAVEDDNDNISEEEEVGEVRENEDENEVNNDDEDDRRTGRMNNNDEDDRRTGRMNNNNEDDRQTGRRNDDDEDDERAGKNKGPTMKNKFAMTFRDVEDSIRPFTGDEKYPVARWIVDFEEAAELFGWTDMQKMIFAKKSLRGLAKLFIQGERGLDTWKKLKRALKDEFSDSVNSAELHRQMDKKKIKKDESVRAYFLVMKEIAARGKIEEEALFQYVIDGIDDQSMNKSILYGAENMKEFKEKLKIYEKVKTKSAGINKASNLITGKKTMKPKEEVRCFNCGELGHKSTMCESKNKGTKCFRCNEFGHKSIDCKKEKPKKIKDDTNEDTKKIEAVNSLSALRGMYKMIEIKGEKLNALVQCSELV; via the coding sequence ATGGACCTCGATTCGCTTAGCAAAGCAAACGAAGATAGAAGAGATGCTGAAGAGGATGCTGTAGAAGACGATAACGACAATATCagcgaggaagaagaagtAGGAGAGGTTCGCGAAAATGAAGACGAAAATGAAGTGAATAACGACGATGAAGATGATAGACGAACAGGTAGGATGAATAACAACGATGAAGATGATAGACGAACAGGTAGGATGAATAACAACAATGAAGATGATAGACAAACAGGCAGGAGGAATGACGACGATGAAGATGATGAACGAGCAGGTAAGAATAAAGGTCCGACGATgaagaataaatttgcaatgacATTTAGGGACGTAGAAGACTCGATCCGACCTTTCACTGGGGACGAGAAGTATCCGGTGGCTCGATGGATTGTGGATTTCGAAGAGGCAGCCGAACTTTTCGGATGGACAGATATGCAAAAGATGATATTTGCCAAAAAATCACTACGAGGACTAGCTAAGCTATTTATTCAAGGAGAACGAGGCTTAGATACATGGAAGAAACTGAAAAGGGCACTTAAGGACGAGTTTAGTGACTCGGTGAATAGTGCAGAATTGCATAGACagatggataaaaaaaaaataaaaaaagatgagtCAGTACGAGCATATTTTCTCGTCATGAAGGAAATAGCAGCCAGAGGAAAAATAGAAGAGGAAGCATTATTTCAGTACGTCATCGATGGCATAGATGATCAGTCAATGAATAAGAGCATTCTATACGGAGCAGAGAATATGAAGGAGTTCAaagaaaagttgaaaatttacGAAAAGGTAAAAACAAAGAGTGCAGGTATCAATAAGGCGTCGAATCTCATCACGGGTAAGAAGACCATGAAGCCGAAAGAAGAAGTTCGATGTTTCAATTGTGGCGAATTAGGTCACAAGTCGACGATGTGCGAAAGTAAGAACAAGGGCACCAAATGCTTTAGATGCAACGAGTTTGGTCACAAATCAATAGATTGTAAGAAGGAGAAACCGAAAAAGATAAAGGATGACACCAATGAAGATACGAAGAAAATCGAAGCCGTAAATAGCCTTAGTGCTCTCAGGGGCATGTATAAGATGATAGAAATTAAAGGCGAGAAACTTAATGCTTTAGtgcagtgctcggaattagtctga